One genomic region from Nymphaea colorata isolate Beijing-Zhang1983 chromosome 12, ASM883128v2, whole genome shotgun sequence encodes:
- the LOC116266133 gene encoding AT-rich interactive domain-containing protein 2-like: protein MAGWSSCAYQSLNNLRVSGFRSKESSEFMDQLRSVFDEVLVSSLKEVPGHDSRPLPAILGDGRSVDLFKLYFTVKERGGYDSIPNNGSWASIAQELGFESRFGAPLKLVYLKYLSGLDRWFRKLGSDNAADCTGGGPELASVGSGKGGLEVCIDLADEESGLDCETGDQKKESPPVIYVASDDGEGDGDCQTSPSSEQVSLHKRKQESLVGMLNWLKVVALSPCDPDKGRIVEGSGKKDDRVEECCTRVLVARKVMFRRRNDDFTRGGPCVQKKQRIHPSIYEDNSDSLNHAPEKVRSSQRLVFLKSRSPRTCSISTLMAKPDSVKPSSHARSPESCDGPPSKELPRSRVPIGSDFQASVPEWSGVASDTSVDSKWLGTQTWPYPGACCSPVTEDEIGKGRPECCTCISPGSIGCVKRHISDARLRLRYELGSAFYAWKFNEMGEDVAISWSLNDEQIFKTIVRLNPLSLEKNFWKEAYLCFPSRSKQSLVSYYFNVFVLRRRSFQSRVTPDNVDSDDDEYEFGMISDTLAPISAATSSFKARVCVQNMQCDDFEMPDVDEQFKLHRVN from the exons ATGGCGGGATGGTCTTCCTGCGCGTACCAGTCCCTCAACAACCTACGCGTCAGCGGCTTTCGGTCCAAGGAGAGCTCGGAATTCATGGACCAACTGCGGTCCGTGTTCGATGAGGTGCTTGTTTCTTCGCTGAAAGAAGTCCCAGGTCACGACTCGCGGCCTCTGCCCGCCATCCTTGGCGATGGAAGATCGGTGGACTTGTTCAAGTTGTACTTCACGGTGAAAGAGCGAGGGGGATACGACTCGATCCCGAATAATGGCTCGTGGGCATCGATCGCGCAGGAATTGGGCTTCGAATCGCGATTTGGGGCGCCTTTGAAGTTGGTATACTTGAAGTACctaagtggtttggatcggtgGTTCAGGAAATTGGGCAGCGATAATGCGGCTGATTGCACCGGAGGGGGGCCGGAATTGGCGTCTGTCGGTTCGGGAAAAGGTGGGTTGGAGGTCTGTATCGATCTTGCTGATGAAGAAAGTGGATTGGATTGTGAAACGGGTGACCAGAAGAAGGAAAGTCCACCCGTTATCTATGTTGCTAGCGACGATGGCGAGGGCGACGGGGATTGCCAAACGAGCCCATCGAGCGAGCAGGTTTCATTGCACAAGAGGAAGCAGGAATCTTTGGTGGGCATGCTGAATTGGTTGAAGGTGGTTGCCTTGAGCCCATGTGATCCAGACAAAGGGAGGATAGTGGAAGGGTCCGGCAAGAAAGACGATCGAGTGGAGGAGTGTTGTACTCGCGTTCTTGTAGCTCGAAAAGTTATGTTCCGCAGAAGAAATGATGATTTTACGCGTGGTGGTCCTTGTGTGCAG aaaaagcaaagaataCATCCATCCATCTATGAAGATAATAGTGACAGTTTGAACCATGCTCCAGAAAAAGTAAGAAGCAGCCAACGGCTTGTCTTCCTTAAAAGTCGGTCTCCTCGAACTTGTTCCATTTCAACTCTGATGGCTAAGCCCGACTCAGTTAAGCCTTCTTCTCATGCACGTTCTCCAGAAAGTTGTGATGGTCCTCCTTCTAAAGAATTGCCAAGATCGCGGGTCCCAATTGGCTCAGATTTTCAAGCCTCTGTTCCAGAGTGGAGTGGTGTCGCATCTGATACTTCTGTGGATTCAAAATGGCTTGGAACTCAAACGTGGCCTTATCCAGGAGCCTGTTGTTCACCAGTAACTGAGGATGAGATTGGGAAAGGTAGGCCAGAATGCTGCACCTGCATTTCTCCTGGTTCAATAGGATGTGTTAAACGTCACATATCTGATGCAAGGCTCAGACTGAGATATGAACTTGGCTCTGCATTCTATGCCTGGAAGTTTAATGAAATGGGTGAAGATGTTGCCATTTCTTGGTCGCTAAACGATGAGCAGATATTCAAAACAATTGTGAGATTAAATCCCCTATCGCTGGAGAAAAATTTCTGGAAAGAAGCATATCTATGCTTTCCTTCCCGTAGCAAACAGAGTTTAGTTAGCTACTATTTCAATGTATTTGTCCTCAGACGCCGAAGTTTCCAGAGCAGGGTGACCCCCGATAATGTAGATAGTGATGATGATGAATATGAGTTTGGTATGATATCTGATACTTTAGCTCCAATAAGTGCTGCCACGTCATCCTTTAAAGCCAGAGTCTGCGTTCAGAATATGCAGTGTGACGATTTTGAGATGCCAGATGTGGATGAGCAGTTTAAATTGCACCGCGTCAACTAA